Within Gilvibacter sp. SZ-19, the genomic segment TCAGGCGCAAATACCCAATGAGCTTTCTGCGGAAGACAAAGTTTACGGGCTTTCCAAGTTTTGGCAAGAGGTCAACTTTAGCTATATCTATTACGATCAGATAGACCAACTGAAGTGGAATGCTCTTTTTAAACAATACATCTCAGAAGTCCAGCAAACCGAAAATGACTATCAATACTACAGGCTGATACAGAAGTTCTCGGCTTATTTAGAAGACGGTCATACCGATGTTTGGTTGCCCAAGTATTTACGCCAGAACATATTCAATGGCGAGTTTGGCGACTATCATTTTTACTTGAAAAATTTCTCAGGGCGAGCCATTGTAAGCCGAGTGAACAAGAGTAAAAGTGGCGAAATTCCAGTGGGGTCAGAGATCATTGCCATAAATGATATCCCTGTGGCAAAGTATATGAAAGAATTTGTGGAGCCTTACGTTTCTTCGTCCACAGCTCATGTGCGAGAAGATAGGGCTGTGGAGTATTTGCTAGAAGCCTATCAAGGCACAAAATTCAAGTTGACGTTTCGATTACCTTCTGGACTCGAAAAAGAGTTAAACCTTAGTGTTGCAGCCTGCGCTGAGGATTCTTTTGTGCCGGCCAAAGAACCTTTTAAATTGGTAGATCTCAATTGGCAAGCCAATGATATTGCGGTACTTTCCATTAATTCCTTTAACACCTGGGATACCTTTAGTGAATTCAAAGAAAAACTCCCTGAATTGCAAAAGGCAAAAGGGCTCATTATTGATCTTAGAGAGAACGGAGGAGGAAACTCTGGTGTTGCTAAGGTGGTGCTACATTATTTGACCAAGGATACTATCTTTTATGGTCCTCGTTCGCAAAGTCGCAAGTATATCCCAACTTTAAAGGCCTGGAACCAGAGTGAATATTATCACGATTTCCCATACCGTCCAGATACTTTGGGTATAGGTGATAGGAATTTGCTAAAAGGAAAACGCGTGGTGGTTCCTACGGCGGTTCTGATTGGCCATGGAACAGCTTCCGCAGCAGAAGATTTCCTGATCTATTCTCACGAAATGGACCACATGATAAAAATAGGGGAGCCTACCTACGGCAGTACGGGTATGCCATTAATGTTTCAGATGCCGGGCGGTGGTGTGGCAAGGGTCTGCACAAAAAAAGACACCTATCCGGACGGAACTGTTTTTGTTGGAGTAGGTATACAACCCGACATTGAAGTG encodes:
- a CDS encoding S41 family peptidase, which translates into the protein MRSYILLICCLLSSLSQAQIPNELSAEDKVYGLSKFWQEVNFSYIYYDQIDQLKWNALFKQYISEVQQTENDYQYYRLIQKFSAYLEDGHTDVWLPKYLRQNIFNGEFGDYHFYLKNFSGRAIVSRVNKSKSGEIPVGSEIIAINDIPVAKYMKEFVEPYVSSSTAHVREDRAVEYLLEAYQGTKFKLTFRLPSGLEKELNLSVAACAEDSFVPAKEPFKLVDLNWQANDIAVLSINSFNTWDTFSEFKEKLPELQKAKGLIIDLRENGGGNSGVAKVVLHYLTKDTIFYGPRSQSRKYIPTLKAWNQSEYYHDFPYRPDTLGIGDRNLLKGKRVVVPTAVLIGHGTASAAEDFLIYSHEMDHMIKIGEPTYGSTGMPLMFQMPGGGVARVCTKKDTYPDGTVFVGVGIQPDIEVSLDLEDFLADRDSVLQQALNYLNNKL